One region of Bradyrhizobium betae genomic DNA includes:
- a CDS encoding DegT/DnrJ/EryC1/StrS family aminotransferase yields the protein MPVPYADLGLQYQSIKDEIDAAIAAVIRDSAYIRGPYVDAFEREFAEAASVKHCVSCANGTDALYLAMAALKVKPGDEVITTAHSWISTSAMITHAGAQVVFCDTDGETFTIDPSAIEAAITPRTVGIIPVHLYGQPADMDAIMAIARKHGLWVVEDCAQAHLARYKGQPVGTFGAAATYSFYPGKNLGAFGDAGAVVTEDAALAEHMTMLARHGGLVKHKHLIEGINSRLDGMQAAILSAKLKHLEAWTKARQDAAAVYDAGLNQLDGVEVPRVAPDRTHVYHLYTIKHKKRDALASYLGENGVQTAINYPTALPLLPAYARFAHRPEQFPKAFDDQNKILSLPMFAEITREQQDEVIRLIRSF from the coding sequence ATGCCGGTACCTTACGCGGATCTCGGGCTCCAATATCAGTCGATCAAGGATGAGATCGACGCTGCAATCGCTGCGGTCATCCGCGACAGCGCTTACATCCGCGGGCCGTATGTCGACGCCTTCGAGCGGGAGTTCGCGGAGGCGGCGAGCGTCAAGCACTGCGTGTCCTGTGCGAACGGTACCGATGCGCTCTACCTCGCGATGGCGGCGCTCAAGGTTAAGCCGGGCGACGAGGTCATCACGACGGCGCATTCCTGGATATCGACGTCCGCGATGATCACGCATGCCGGTGCGCAGGTCGTGTTCTGCGACACCGACGGCGAGACTTTCACGATCGATCCATCGGCGATCGAAGCGGCGATCACGCCGCGTACCGTCGGCATCATCCCGGTGCATCTCTACGGCCAACCGGCGGACATGGACGCGATCATGGCGATCGCGCGCAAGCACGGTCTTTGGGTCGTCGAGGACTGCGCCCAGGCGCATCTGGCGCGGTACAAGGGCCAGCCGGTCGGAACCTTCGGGGCGGCCGCGACCTATTCTTTCTATCCGGGCAAGAATCTCGGAGCATTCGGCGATGCCGGCGCGGTCGTGACCGAGGACGCGGCGCTTGCCGAGCACATGACCATGCTTGCTCGTCACGGCGGCCTCGTGAAGCACAAGCACCTGATCGAGGGCATCAACAGCCGGCTGGACGGTATGCAGGCGGCGATCCTGTCAGCCAAGCTGAAGCATCTGGAGGCCTGGACCAAGGCGCGACAGGATGCTGCTGCGGTCTACGATGCCGGTCTCAACCAGCTCGATGGTGTGGAGGTGCCTCGTGTCGCGCCAGACCGCACCCACGTCTACCATCTCTATACGATCAAGCATAAGAAGCGCGATGCACTCGCATCGTATCTCGGCGAGAACGGGGTTCAGACCGCAATCAACTACCCGACAGCGCTGCCGCTGCTCCCCGCCTATGCGCGGTTCGCGCATCGCCCCGAACAATTCCCGAAGGCGTTCGACGATCAGAACAAGATCCTCTCCCTGCCGATGTTCGCGGAGATCACGCGCGAGCAGCAGGACGAGGTCATTCGGCTGATCAGGAGTTTCTAG
- a CDS encoding bifunctional class I SAM-dependent methyltransferase/glycosyltransferase family 2 protein: MPPRSVVEPKQPPSARKLGFLRHTEATIDEQAHWRSINSAYYNEDRAFMRFLIPRRKRVLELGCGLGDLLASLEPSHGVGLDFSAGAIDRAKSQYPDLDFIVGDVEDPDTLSSIEGPFDYVVISDTIGMFEKIDETLRTVHRLCSPETRLIIAYYSHLWEPVLKIGEIFKLKSKQPPINYFATADFLNLMDLADFEVIRHEQRQLLPRKLLGFGSFVNRFIAPLPGIRRLCLRTYLVGRPIRQFPDRKLSASIVVPCRNERGNIENAITRMPRFGSQQEIIFVEGNSVDGTFEECERVRDKYKGDWQIKVVKQEGKGKGDAVRKGFANASGDVLMILDADLTMPPEELPRYHAIIETGKADFVNGTRLVYPMEDEAMRPLNFLANRTFAYIFSYLVNTRLTDTLCGTKVLRRDNYEALIKERSYFGDFDPFGDFDLIFGAAKQNLKMIETPVHYKARTFGETQISRFRDGWLLLKMVVFAYRKLKAI, from the coding sequence ATGCCCCCACGCTCCGTCGTCGAGCCAAAGCAGCCACCCAGCGCTCGGAAACTTGGCTTTCTGCGACACACCGAGGCGACAATCGACGAGCAGGCCCATTGGCGCTCGATCAATTCCGCCTACTATAACGAGGATCGCGCGTTCATGAGGTTCCTGATACCTCGCCGAAAGCGGGTGCTGGAACTTGGCTGTGGCCTCGGGGACTTGCTGGCGTCCCTCGAACCGAGCCACGGCGTTGGTTTGGATTTCAGCGCCGGCGCGATCGATCGTGCGAAATCTCAGTATCCCGATCTGGATTTCATAGTCGGCGACGTGGAGGATCCGGACACTTTGAGTTCGATCGAAGGTCCTTTCGACTACGTCGTGATCTCCGACACCATCGGCATGTTCGAGAAGATCGATGAGACCTTGCGAACGGTGCACCGGCTGTGCTCGCCGGAGACACGCCTGATCATTGCCTACTACTCCCACTTGTGGGAGCCCGTCCTCAAGATCGGCGAAATCTTCAAGTTGAAGAGCAAGCAACCACCGATCAACTATTTCGCAACCGCCGACTTTCTTAATCTGATGGACCTTGCGGACTTCGAGGTCATTCGACATGAGCAGCGACAACTGCTACCCCGCAAGCTTCTGGGGTTCGGCTCATTCGTCAATCGCTTCATCGCGCCACTGCCGGGCATCCGACGGCTCTGCCTGCGCACCTATCTCGTCGGGCGGCCGATTAGGCAATTCCCGGACCGCAAATTGTCGGCCAGCATCGTCGTCCCCTGCCGCAATGAGCGAGGGAACATCGAGAATGCAATAACGCGAATGCCCCGCTTCGGATCGCAGCAGGAGATCATCTTCGTCGAAGGCAATTCCGTGGACGGCACCTTCGAGGAGTGCGAACGCGTTCGCGACAAGTACAAGGGGGACTGGCAGATCAAGGTGGTGAAGCAGGAGGGCAAGGGCAAGGGCGACGCGGTCCGCAAAGGCTTCGCAAATGCCTCCGGGGACGTGCTCATGATCCTGGACGCGGATCTCACGATGCCGCCGGAGGAGCTTCCGAGATATCACGCGATCATCGAGACGGGGAAAGCCGATTTCGTCAATGGAACGCGCCTGGTCTATCCGATGGAAGACGAGGCGATGCGCCCGCTGAATTTTCTGGCGAACCGGACGTTCGCCTATATCTTCAGCTATCTCGTCAACACGCGTCTGACAGACACCCTTTGCGGCACCAAGGTCCTGCGCCGCGACAATTATGAGGCCTTGATCAAGGAGCGATCCTATTTCGGCGATTTCGATCCTTTCGGCGATTTCGATCTGATCTTCGGTGCGGCGAAGCAAAATCTCAAGATGATCGAGACTCCGGTCCACTACAAGGCGCGCACCTTCGGAGAGACGCAGATCTCGCGGTTTCGCGACGGCTGGCTTCTACTGAAGATGGTAGTTTTTGCCTATCGGAAACTGAAAGCGATCTGA
- a CDS encoding Gfo/Idh/MocA family protein: MIRFGLLGCGRIAKRHAELLGGNHIERASLVAVCDNVKPRADALAAKFGVPAYEDLNEMLARKDIDAVAVLTPSGMHPQHAIACARAGKHVVVEKPMALRLQDADDMIRACDEAGVKLFVVKQNRFNVPVVKAREALDAGRFGRLVLGTVRVRWCRDQAYYDQDAWRGTWAYDGGVLTNQASHHIDMLEWFFGDVVSVHARATTALVKVETEDTAVATLKFRNGALGIIEATTAVRPKDLEGSLSILGEKGTVEIAGFAVNQIRHWNFVDELPSDKVVVEKFSVNPPNVYGFGHQAYYQHVVDCLLHQSAALVDGLQGRKSLELISALYESIETGQEVALRFEPRRSKLGVIS, translated from the coding sequence ATGATCAGATTCGGCTTGCTGGGCTGCGGGCGCATCGCGAAACGCCATGCGGAACTCCTTGGCGGCAACCACATCGAGCGAGCGAGCCTGGTCGCCGTTTGCGACAACGTTAAACCTCGCGCGGATGCGCTGGCGGCGAAGTTCGGAGTTCCCGCCTATGAGGACCTGAACGAGATGCTCGCGCGCAAGGACATCGATGCTGTCGCGGTTCTGACGCCGAGCGGCATGCATCCGCAGCACGCCATCGCATGTGCGCGGGCGGGAAAACACGTCGTTGTCGAAAAGCCGATGGCGCTCCGGTTGCAGGACGCCGACGACATGATCCGCGCTTGCGACGAAGCTGGCGTGAAGCTGTTTGTCGTCAAGCAGAACCGCTTCAACGTTCCGGTCGTCAAGGCGCGCGAGGCACTGGACGCCGGCAGGTTTGGCCGGCTCGTCCTCGGCACCGTGCGCGTGCGCTGGTGCCGGGACCAGGCCTATTACGATCAGGACGCCTGGCGCGGCACCTGGGCTTATGACGGCGGCGTGCTGACCAATCAGGCCAGCCACCATATCGACATGCTGGAATGGTTCTTCGGGGACGTGGTGAGCGTCCATGCCCGCGCAACGACGGCCCTGGTGAAGGTCGAGACCGAAGACACCGCGGTGGCAACGCTGAAATTCCGCAATGGCGCGCTCGGTATCATCGAGGCGACAACGGCGGTTCGTCCGAAGGACCTCGAGGGGTCCCTTTCGATCCTCGGCGAGAAAGGCACGGTCGAGATCGCAGGCTTCGCGGTCAACCAGATCCGGCACTGGAATTTCGTCGACGAGTTGCCGAGCGACAAGGTCGTCGTCGAGAAGTTCTCGGTCAATCCGCCCAACGTCTACGGCTTCGGGCACCAGGCCTACTATCAGCACGTCGTCGACTGCCTGTTGCATCAGAGTGCTGCGCTGGTCGACGGCCTGCAAGGCCGCAAGAGCCTCGAACTGATCTCGGCGCTCTACGAGTCGATCGAGACGGGGCAGGAAGTCGCGCTTCGCTTCGAGCCGCGGCGGAGCAAGCTCGGTGTGATCTCGTGA
- a CDS encoding CgeB family protein, with protein MRVLILNADYPRFLSWLYSRHPGLEAGSYAEQMAARNTSLFGVADFYSRNFAALGHPAADVHVNNLWLQSAWAREHGMTLDTGADLGASRKQRLPGWLQRAMAPLKPALRPLARRLGLSPQLSEQAERVLLAQIEDFRPDLVLNQDVFYVTTSLVRRIRDMGVRFVIGQVGIEPTRGEDWRAYDLMLSQLPRVVRAFRAADVRAEVSHLAFEPAVLDALPAPPSPDVDVSFVGSVSEDHRERIALLEFIAERHDLKLWGNISSSLPATSPLRRCFQGEVWGSEMYQVLRRSRINLNSHIDIAGDEAGNMRLFEATGVGAFLLTDFKQNLHTLFEPDLDVVAWQSPEDCSAAIGRYLGDDKSRAAIAANGQKRTLADHTFRGRVQDILQLVQ; from the coding sequence ATGCGCGTGCTTATCCTGAATGCCGATTACCCCCGGTTTCTATCGTGGCTATACAGCCGCCATCCCGGATTGGAGGCAGGCAGTTACGCCGAACAAATGGCCGCGCGAAACACGAGCCTGTTCGGTGTGGCGGACTTCTACTCGCGCAATTTCGCGGCGCTGGGTCACCCGGCCGCCGACGTTCACGTCAACAATCTGTGGCTGCAATCCGCCTGGGCCCGTGAACATGGCATGACACTCGACACCGGGGCCGATCTCGGCGCGAGCCGAAAGCAGCGATTGCCGGGATGGCTCCAGCGCGCCATGGCGCCGTTGAAACCGGCCTTGAGGCCGTTGGCCCGACGTCTGGGTTTGAGTCCACAGCTCAGCGAACAGGCCGAGCGCGTTCTGCTCGCCCAGATCGAGGATTTCAGGCCGGATCTCGTCCTCAACCAGGACGTCTTCTATGTCACGACCAGCCTGGTGCGACGCATCAGGGACATGGGCGTGCGGTTCGTCATCGGACAGGTCGGCATTGAACCCACCAGAGGAGAAGACTGGCGCGCCTATGACCTGATGCTGTCGCAGTTGCCCCGGGTCGTCCGGGCGTTTCGGGCCGCCGATGTACGTGCGGAAGTCTCTCACCTTGCGTTCGAGCCGGCCGTCCTGGACGCGCTGCCAGCTCCACCCTCACCGGATGTCGACGTCTCGTTTGTTGGTTCCGTATCCGAAGATCACCGGGAGCGGATTGCGCTTCTGGAGTTCATTGCGGAGCGCCACGATCTCAAACTATGGGGCAATATTTCAAGCTCGCTTCCTGCGACCTCACCTCTCCGGCGATGCTTTCAAGGCGAAGTGTGGGGCTCGGAGATGTACCAAGTTCTCAGGCGTTCGCGGATCAACCTGAACTCGCATATCGACATCGCCGGGGACGAAGCGGGCAATATGCGGCTCTTCGAAGCTACGGGCGTCGGCGCTTTTCTTCTGACGGACTTCAAACAGAACTTGCACACTCTTTTCGAACCGGATCTGGACGTCGTTGCCTGGCAATCCCCCGAAGATTGTTCTGCGGCGATCGGGCGTTATCTCGGAGACGACAAATCGCGCGCGGCGATCGCCGCAAACGGACAGAAGCGGACGCTGGCGGATCACACGTTTCGCGGTCGCGTGCAGGATATTTTGCAGCTTGTTCAGTAG
- a CDS encoding D-glycero-alpha-D-manno-heptose-1,7-bisphosphate 7-phosphatase translates to MDRKPAVFFDRDGVLNVDSDYLFEIDKFLWIDGAIEAVKAVNDAGYFAFVVTNQSGVARGFYQEADILRLHDWMTSQLAAHGARIDAFEYCPFHPDGLVERYRLVSDRRKPQPGMIADLLKKFPVDVSRSFLVGDRPSDMQAARAAGLPGHAFPGGNLRDFILPLLASG, encoded by the coding sequence GTGGACAGAAAGCCCGCAGTTTTTTTCGATCGCGACGGCGTCCTGAACGTTGACAGCGATTACCTGTTCGAGATCGACAAGTTCCTCTGGATCGACGGCGCGATCGAGGCGGTGAAGGCGGTCAATGATGCCGGTTATTTCGCCTTCGTGGTCACCAACCAGTCGGGCGTGGCCAGAGGGTTCTATCAAGAAGCCGACATCCTGCGTCTGCACGATTGGATGACGAGCCAACTGGCGGCCCATGGCGCACGGATCGATGCTTTTGAGTATTGCCCGTTTCATCCGGACGGACTGGTCGAGCGTTACCGCCTCGTCAGCGATCGGCGCAAGCCGCAACCCGGCATGATCGCAGACCTCCTGAAGAAGTTTCCCGTCGACGTGAGCAGGAGCTTCTTGGTCGGTGACCGGCCGTCCGACATGCAAGCGGCGCGCGCCGCCGGTCTGCCGGGTCACGCCTTTCCAGGCGGAAATCTGCGGGATTTCATCCTTCCGCTGCTGGCGAGCGGATAA
- a CDS encoding acyltransferase produces MNGTPQVQQVAVRDVRFGERVKLVEPCNLYGCEIADDCFVGPFTEIQNGATVGARTRVQSHAFICELVSIGEDCFVGHGVMFINDTFSTGGPARGRRELWRATKIGNRVSIGSNATIMPVSIADDVVIGAGSVVTKDITEPGSYAGNPARRLKGKT; encoded by the coding sequence GTGAACGGCACGCCGCAGGTGCAGCAGGTCGCCGTACGCGACGTCAGATTTGGTGAGCGCGTCAAACTGGTCGAGCCCTGCAATCTCTACGGCTGCGAGATCGCGGACGACTGCTTCGTCGGCCCCTTCACCGAGATCCAGAACGGTGCAACCGTCGGCGCGCGAACCCGCGTGCAATCGCATGCCTTCATCTGCGAGTTGGTGTCGATCGGCGAGGATTGCTTCGTCGGACACGGCGTGATGTTCATCAACGACACTTTTTCCACCGGCGGGCCGGCGCGCGGGCGCCGCGAATTGTGGCGCGCCACGAAGATCGGCAATCGGGTGTCGATCGGTTCGAACGCCACCATCATGCCGGTATCCATCGCCGACGACGTCGTGATCGGAGCAGGCTCCGTGGTTACGAAGGACATCACCGAGCCCGGCAGCTACGCCGGCAATCCTGCCCGCCGCCTCAAGGGCAAGACCTAG
- a CDS encoding glycosyltransferase family 4 protein, with product MEKAPRFILATEFYPPDSSTTATYLGAIAHAIALDMKTVVLSGTPGSGSPPATCKGMPDVVEIANWKPPKHALARRLIASSALAMRLFWAVYRRARPGDVVMSVTSPFTLPYAITLAARLRRARTALLIYDLYPEALVAAGVARQTSLVARALRLANGWLFRSLDAILVIGRDVPPLLLRYPGVNADNIHFVPNWTLLPISFRAPDAGHHLRRDHPSQFLAGLCGNLGFTHAARTVFEAARLLRHENSIHFVLSGWGVGWTELKSLQAAENLENVTLLEPVPEDQLAEFLAAADAWIIPYRRNVAGVSIPSRLYNFLAVGRAVIVGTEANSEAGLAVAEEDIGWVVPPEDPARLAKAISEAAADRAATLERGRQAAVAALKYTEQASTLRYRDIVRRLGEDDG from the coding sequence GTGGAGAAAGCACCCAGATTCATCCTCGCGACGGAGTTCTATCCGCCGGATTCGAGCACGACGGCGACCTATCTCGGCGCGATCGCCCATGCGATCGCCCTGGACATGAAGACGGTCGTTCTATCGGGAACGCCGGGCTCCGGGAGTCCGCCGGCGACCTGCAAGGGCATGCCAGATGTCGTCGAGATCGCGAACTGGAAACCACCCAAGCACGCGCTCGCCAGACGCCTCATCGCAAGCTCGGCGCTGGCCATGCGATTGTTCTGGGCTGTCTACCGTCGCGCACGGCCGGGCGACGTCGTCATGTCGGTCACGAGCCCCTTCACCCTGCCCTACGCGATCACGCTTGCCGCCAGACTGCGGCGCGCCAGGACGGCGCTTCTGATCTACGATCTCTATCCGGAAGCTCTGGTCGCCGCCGGCGTCGCCCGGCAGACGTCCCTCGTCGCACGCGCCCTTCGCCTCGCCAACGGCTGGCTCTTCAGGTCACTGGACGCGATCCTCGTCATCGGCCGTGACGTACCACCGCTGTTGCTGCGCTACCCGGGAGTGAATGCGGACAACATCCACTTCGTGCCGAACTGGACGCTGCTTCCGATCAGCTTCCGCGCGCCCGATGCCGGACATCACCTCAGGCGAGACCATCCATCGCAATTCCTCGCCGGTCTCTGCGGCAATCTCGGCTTCACGCACGCAGCTCGCACCGTCTTCGAAGCGGCACGGCTGTTGCGGCACGAGAACAGCATACATTTCGTGCTCTCTGGTTGGGGGGTCGGCTGGACCGAGTTGAAGTCCCTTCAGGCTGCGGAGAATTTGGAGAACGTCACCCTGTTGGAGCCCGTGCCCGAGGATCAGCTCGCCGAATTTCTCGCCGCGGCCGATGCCTGGATCATCCCCTACCGGCGCAACGTCGCCGGTGTCTCGATTCCAAGCCGCCTCTACAATTTTCTCGCCGTCGGGCGGGCCGTCATCGTCGGGACGGAGGCGAATTCAGAGGCCGGGCTTGCGGTCGCGGAAGAAGACATCGGCTGGGTCGTGCCTCCGGAGGATCCCGCCAGGCTGGCAAAGGCGATATCAGAGGCAGCGGCCGATCGCGCCGCGACGCTTGAACGAGGCCGGCAGGCAGCGGTCGCAGCGCTGAAATACACCGAGCAAGCCTCGACGCTGCGCTATCGGGACATCGTGCGGCGCTTGGGCGAGGACGACGGCTAG